The genomic segment ATGTAGACGCACAACATGCTGGAGCGCTATCGTTGATTGATGATGCAGCGCGGTCCTTGGAAGATATTCATATCCACGAAGTTTTTGGCGAAGCTGCGGATACATTGAAATCTCTGAGCCAAGAAATTAGTGAAGTGGTTTTTACTCTCAGCGGGCAAATTGATGATGAAGACAGTGCCAGCGATCTCGATACGATTAACGGGAGAATCCACGAGCTAGATGAGTTAACCAAACGTTGGGGTCCGAGTATTGCTGACGTGCTCGTGTGGCGGGATAAAGCAGAAAATGATGTGCAGGATATGGATGCATCACCTGAACGTCTAGCAGCATTACGAGCTGAACTCGATAACTTGAATAAACAAGCAATGGCTGCCGCTGACGCGCTCAGCGTAGTTAGGCGCAAAGCGGCTCAGCAGTTGAGCCAGCGTGTGAGCAAAGAGCTTGAAGCGCTAGCTATGCGAGGATCGATATTAGAAGTCACAGTGAATCCTAGAACGAGTGGTGGGCAGAACTCCAACATTTTAGACGCTCACGGTGGTGACGATATTGAGTTTGTGTTTACAGCATTTCCAGGAGCCCCGCGTTTAGCGATGGGCAAGAGTGCATCGGGCGGCGAGCTCAGCCGATTAATGTTGGGATTAGAGTTAGTTGCCGCTGATCGCAGTGTCGGCACGTCAACAGAAACAGGCTCGCCAAATAATTCCTCGCGAGGTCAGGTAACGGACGCATCAGCAAGCACTCCAGATAGGGGTGTGTTTATTTTTGATGAGGTTGATGCAGGTGTTGGTGGCAAAGCAGCTGTTGAATTAGGTAAACGATTAGCGTTGTTGGCACAAAGTGCTCAAGTGATTGTGGTCACCCATCTCCCACAGGTGGCCTCATGGGCGGACACCCAGTTCGTAGTATCGAAAGGTCTGCGAAACGTTGAGGCTGCACCAAGCGAAGAAGGGGAGATCCAGCAGATTCAAGAGATTCAAACTGTCGTCGAGCGTGTTGAGGGTTTGGAACGTGAACGAGAGATTGCTCGCATGCTAGCGGGCAGTGAATCCGAGACTTCCTTGAGTCATGCTAGAGAACTGCTGCAATCAAGCCGAATTTGAGCTATAGCTGTGAGCCAAGGATATGAGCCCACGTATGAGCTCACGTTGTGCGATTCAGCAGGCACACACACAGCCAAGTGCGTGAAGCAGACAAGATTTCTTGTCGTCATTCGGCGGTAGCGTCGGAACGACTTATGTTACGGGGGAACTCGAAGGAGTTGAGAGAGACCACGGATGAATGTCATCCGTGCCTGACCCTTAGAACCTGTTGGTTAATACCAGCGTAGGGAGGAACAGCAATGAGTACATTAACGCCCGTCCTGTCAATAGCAGGCTCCGATTGTTCGGGTGGTGCGGGTATCCAAGCTGACATTAAATCTATGAGTGCGAACGGTGTGTTTGCCATGTCAGTCATAACTTCTGTAGTTGCAGAAAACACCGCACGAGTCATATCGGTGCTAGATGTGGACGCGAGCATTATTGCTGATCAAATTGATGCAGTATTCGAAGATATTCCACCAAAAGCCGTCAAAGTTGGGATGCTTGACAGTCCCGACATTATGAAGGTCGTGGTCAATAAGCTCAATCAGTATCAGGCACCTAATGTGGTTATTGATCCTGTGATGTATGCCAAGAATGGTGCGCCGCTGATGGATCCATCTTGCATCGGTTGGCTCATAGAAACGGTGATTCCACGCGCTGACGTATTGACTCCTAATATCCCTGAAGCTGAACGTATTGCAGGTATGTCTATTACCGACATGGATACCCAGAGGGAAGCTGCTCAACAGATTCAAGCTATGGGGTGTTCAAGCGTGCTAGTCAAAGGCGGGCATGCCAAAGGTGATGCTACTGATGTGCTTTTCGACGGTGAACGTTTCTTCGAATTCACAGCACCGAGGATTCAGACCAAAAATACGCATGGTACTGGCTGCACATATTCTTCAGCAATCGCTGCAAATTTGGCCTTAGGGTTACCGTTCCACAAGGCAATTGAACGAGCCAAGCAGTATGTCACTATGGCTATTGAACATTCTCTCGAACTTGGTAAAGGTAATGGGCCAACGAATCACTTCTGGGATTTGTATGCTCACGGACTCGACGGTTTCAAGGAGTAAACACGTGAGCAATCATCTCAACAACGGCAAAGCCGCAATCTTTGATTTAGATGGTACCTTGCTCGATTCAATGGGTGTCTGGGATGAGCTGGATGCACAATCTTTGGCGAAACGAAACATTGAAGTTCCTGAGGATTTCAGCACCACCGTCGCATCAATGCAATTTCGAGATATAGCGGTCTATACCATTGCGCGCTTTGGTCTCACTGATACTCCCGAAGACCTCATGCAGGAGTGGAACGGTATGGCTGCAGAAGCTTACGCCACCACGGTGCAGTTGAAACCTCACGCTGCCGAATACTTGGAATATTTGTATGAGTCTGGCGCAAAGCTGGCAGTCGCTACTACGCTACCTCCCGAGTTGCGGAATCCAGCGTTACAGCATGCTGGAATTTCTGAGTATTTCAGCGCTATTTGCAGTGTCGACGATGCTGGCGGTAATGGTAAAGAGCACCCTGACGTGTATCTACATGCCGCGTCGCTGCTAGGGATTGCACCCAAGCATTGCACGGTATTTGAGGATTTGTTGGTCGGTATCAACACCGCTGGAAGCATTGGCATGCATCCGTGGGCGATGTTCGATGCTTCATCTGAACAGCAGTGGCAAGATATCTCTGCATTAGCTGAAGGTGCAATCCACGATTTCTCGGATGCTCCCCGCGAACTGCTCTAAAGTATTCATCCGAAACTGTGCAATAAGCACGCTAAGACCTAGAAATCCTGCCGCCAACGTGCTTATTGGC from the Bifidobacterium sp. genome contains:
- a CDS encoding DNA repair protein RecN encodes the protein MLEELEIRNLGPIRHAVLSTGSGMTAITGETGAGKSMLLDALRLVSGASIQSGRASSGTSNDVWAQAVFAVSQGSQADELANDAGAAGEDGELYLTRSVPSHGRSRAMLNGHTVPRSVLENISAHMITIHGQSDQMRMASSARQREFLDHFANDGEELAAYTKAWDALQSIKHKLNILEGEQSASIAQATYLRESIARINDVDPHKGEDEELKSRRERIEHAAAITHGVASALSALDPSQMDVDAQHAGALSLIDDAARSLEDIHIHEVFGEAADTLKSLSQEISEVVFTLSGQIDDEDSASDLDTINGRIHELDELTKRWGPSIADVLVWRDKAENDVQDMDASPERLAALRAELDNLNKQAMAAADALSVVRRKAAQQLSQRVSKELEALAMRGSILEVTVNPRTSGGQNSNILDAHGGDDIEFVFTAFPGAPRLAMGKSASGGELSRLMLGLELVAADRSVGTSTETGSPNNSSRGQVTDASASTPDRGVFIFDEVDAGVGGKAAVELGKRLALLAQSAQVIVVTHLPQVASWADTQFVVSKGLRNVEAAPSEEGEIQQIQEIQTVVERVEGLEREREIARMLAGSESETSLSHARELLQSSRI
- the thiD gene encoding bifunctional hydroxymethylpyrimidine kinase/phosphomethylpyrimidine kinase encodes the protein MSTLTPVLSIAGSDCSGGAGIQADIKSMSANGVFAMSVITSVVAENTARVISVLDVDASIIADQIDAVFEDIPPKAVKVGMLDSPDIMKVVVNKLNQYQAPNVVIDPVMYAKNGAPLMDPSCIGWLIETVIPRADVLTPNIPEAERIAGMSITDMDTQREAAQQIQAMGCSSVLVKGGHAKGDATDVLFDGERFFEFTAPRIQTKNTHGTGCTYSSAIAANLALGLPFHKAIERAKQYVTMAIEHSLELGKGNGPTNHFWDLYAHGLDGFKE
- a CDS encoding HAD family hydrolase, with translation MSNHLNNGKAAIFDLDGTLLDSMGVWDELDAQSLAKRNIEVPEDFSTTVASMQFRDIAVYTIARFGLTDTPEDLMQEWNGMAAEAYATTVQLKPHAAEYLEYLYESGAKLAVATTLPPELRNPALQHAGISEYFSAICSVDDAGGNGKEHPDVYLHAASLLGIAPKHCTVFEDLLVGINTAGSIGMHPWAMFDASSEQQWQDISALAEGAIHDFSDAPRELL